GCATCAACGTCGCCGCACCCGACGTCTTCAAGCACGATCCGGTCAATCTGATCCGCATCTTCCGCCTGGCGCAGAAGAACAACCTCGCCTTCCACCCGGACGCGATGCGCGACGTGACGCGCTCGCTCGGCCTGATCAACGCGCAGATGCGCGAGAATCCCGAGGCCAACCGGCTGTTCATGGAGATCCTGACCTCCGACAACGCCGAGATCGTGCTGCGGCGAATGAACGAGACCGGCGTGCTCGGCCATTTCATCCGCGCCTTCGGCAAGATCGTCTCGATGATGCAGTTCAACATGTATCATCACTACACCGTCGACGAGCATCTGATCCGCTGCGTCGGCTTTCTCCAGGACATCGAGCGCGGCGGCATCGAGGAGTTCACGCTTGCCAGCGACCTGATGCGCAAGATCCGACCCGAGCATCGTTCGGTGATCTACATCACGACGCTGCTGCACGACATCGCCAAGGGCCGGCCCGAGGATCATTCGATCGCAGGCGCCAAGGTGGCGCGCCGGCTCTGCCCACGGCTCGGCTTCAGCGCGGCCGACACCGAGCTCGTGGCCTGGCTGATCGAGGAGCATCTCACGATGTCCACGGTCGCGCAGTCGCGCGATCTCTCCGACCGCAAGACGATCGAGAATTTCGCCGCCGTGGTGCAGTCGGTCGAGCAGATGAAGCTGCTCACGATCCTGACCACCGCCGATATCCGCGGTGTTGGTCCGGGTGTGTGGAACGGCTGGAAGGCGCAGCTTCTGCGCTCGCTTTATTACGAGACCGAACCGGTGCTGACCGGCGGCTTCTCGGAGGTCGACCGCGGCAAGCGCCTCACGGCCGCTTACGCCGAATTCCGGCACGCCTTCGCTGAATGGCCGGCGGACGAGCTCGATGCCTATGTCGGCCGCCATTATCCGGCCTATTGGCTCAAGGTCGAGCTGCCGCGCAAAATTCGCCATGCCCGCTTCGTCCGCTCCAGCGAGCAGGCCGGCCACAAGCTCGCGATCAATGTCGGCTTCGACGAGGTGCGCGGCGTCACGGAGCTGACGATCTTCGCCGCTGATCATCCCTGGCTGCTGTCGATCATCGCCGGCGCCTGCGCTTCGGCCGGCGCCAACATCGTCGACGCCCAGATCTACACCACCACCGACGGCCGCGCGCTGGACACGATCTCGATCTCGCGGGAATACGACCGCGACGAGGACGAGGGCCGGCGCGCCACGCGCATCGGCGAGATGATCGAGGACGTGCTGGAAGGCAAGCTGCGCCTGCCCGAAGTGGTGGCGCGGCGCACCGTGCGCAGCAAGGCACGTCCCTTCGTGATCGAGCCGGAGGTGACCATCAACAACCAATGGTCCGACCGCTACACCGTGATCGAGGTGTCAGGCCTCGACCGCCCCGGCCTGCTCTACGAGCTGACCACCGCAATCTCCAAGCTCAACCTCAACATCGCCTCGGCCCATGTCGCGACCTTCGGCGAGCGTGCCCGCGACGTGTTCTACGTCACCGACCTGCTCGGCGCGCAAATCAACGCGCCGACCCGCCAGGCCGCGATCAAGAGCGCGTTGACCCATGTGATGGCCGGCGACAAGGCGGTTCAGCCGGCGGCGTGAGCGGAGCCTAAACCTCTACGCCCTCATGCCGCAGCAGCCAGCGCTTACGCTCCAGGCCACCGCCATATTTCACCAGCGAGCCATCGGCGCCGATCAGCCGATGGCACGGCAGCACCACGCTGATCGGGTTGGAGCCGTTGGCATGGCCGACGGCGCGAATGGCTTTCGGCATGTCGATCTTTGCGGCGAGCGCGCCGTAGCTCATCGTGGTGCCGACAGGGATTTTCGCAAGCGCCGTCCAAACCTTCTGCTGGAACGGTGTGCCGGCGATGCGCCATTCGATTCGCGCGAGCTGACCGAGATCACCCTCGAAGTAAGCCGACAGCGCCACCTTCATCGCCGTCGGCGCAGGCCGATCAACCAGATCGACCGCGCCGTGATGCAAACGCAGAAGTTCGCGCATGCGGTGCTCGTAATCGTCCCAGTCGAGCGCGCGCAACGCGCCGTCGGCATCGGTGACGAGCAACGCGATCCCGATCGGCGTCGCCAGGCGATCGAGGCCGAAACGTTCAGGAGTCCTGGTTGGTCGAGCAGCCATTTACGACACCTTGCATCGAAACACGCTTCGCACTTTCCATGCCGGCCATGCTACCGTCCACCCGAAAGCTGACGCTTTGGGGGCTCAACTTGATTCTCATCGCCAATATCCTGGTGGCACTTGTCGCCGCACTGCACGCTTACTTCCTGATCCTTGAGATGTTCCTCTGGGACAAGCCGCAGGGCTTGAAGGTTTTCCGCAATACGCCCGAGAAGGCCGAGATCACGAAAGTGCTGGCCGCCAATCAGGGCCTCTATAACGGCTTCCTCGTCGCCGGCCTGATCTGGGGTCTCGTCCACGGCAATCCGGCCTTCGCATTCCAGATCAAGGTGTTCTTCCTGCTCTGCGTGATCGTTGCCGGCGCCTATGGTGCGGCGACCGTCAGTACGCGCATCCTGATCGTGCAGGCACTACCGGCGGCGATTACGCTGGCTGCGCTGTTCCTGGCCTGAGC
This portion of the Bradyrhizobium diazoefficiens genome encodes:
- a CDS encoding [protein-PII] uridylyltransferase translates to MDSVATEHKPQVDDRFDTARITAAVDALAEKHQGREDTFRTATAQLLKAELIAARAAAQAILLKDRHGRRCAERLCHVQDEIIRILYSAATRHLYRSPIPSGAERMAVVATGGYGRGLMAPESDIDLLFILPYKQTAWGEQVAEAILYCLWDMGLKVGHATRSVDESIRQARGDMTIRTAILETRFLTGDQPLYDELVARFDKEVVQGTASEFVTAKLAEREERHRRGGQSRYLVEPNVKDGKGALRDLHTLFWIAKYVYRVRDTDELAERGVFDAQEYRTFRRCADFLWSVRCNLHFYSGRAEERLSFDLQREIAVRLGYTSHPGMQDVERFMKHYFLVAKEVGNLTAILCAKLEDQQAKPAPVLSRMMARLRPTPVKRRVPDSDDFIVDNNRINVAAPDVFKHDPVNLIRIFRLAQKNNLAFHPDAMRDVTRSLGLINAQMRENPEANRLFMEILTSDNAEIVLRRMNETGVLGHFIRAFGKIVSMMQFNMYHHYTVDEHLIRCVGFLQDIERGGIEEFTLASDLMRKIRPEHRSVIYITTLLHDIAKGRPEDHSIAGAKVARRLCPRLGFSAADTELVAWLIEEHLTMSTVAQSRDLSDRKTIENFAAVVQSVEQMKLLTILTTADIRGVGPGVWNGWKAQLLRSLYYETEPVLTGGFSEVDRGKRLTAAYAEFRHAFAEWPADELDAYVGRHYPAYWLKVELPRKIRHARFVRSSEQAGHKLAINVGFDEVRGVTELTIFAADHPWLLSIIAGACASAGANIVDAQIYTTTDGRALDTISISREYDRDEDEGRRATRIGEMIEDVLEGKLRLPEVVARRTVRSKARPFVIEPEVTINNQWSDRYTVIEVSGLDRPGLLYELTTAISKLNLNIASAHVATFGERARDVFYVTDLLGAQINAPTRQAAIKSALTHVMAGDKAVQPAA
- a CDS encoding methylated-DNA--[protein]-cysteine S-methyltransferase: MAARPTRTPERFGLDRLATPIGIALLVTDADGALRALDWDDYEHRMRELLRLHHGAVDLVDRPAPTAMKVALSAYFEGDLGQLARIEWRIAGTPFQQKVWTALAKIPVGTTMSYGALAAKIDMPKAIRAVGHANGSNPISVVLPCHRLIGADGSLVKYGGGLERKRWLLRHEGVEV
- a CDS encoding DUF1304 domain-containing protein — its product is MLPSTRKLTLWGLNLILIANILVALVAALHAYFLILEMFLWDKPQGLKVFRNTPEKAEITKVLAANQGLYNGFLVAGLIWGLVHGNPAFAFQIKVFFLLCVIVAGAYGAATVSTRILIVQALPAAITLAALFLA